A part of Candidatus Krumholzibacteriia bacterium genomic DNA contains:
- a CDS encoding (2Fe-2S)-binding protein, which produces MKSQLRIRVNGQEHELLVPATLRLLDLLREKLSLTGTKEVCAEGECGACTVLLSGKPVNSCLVLALECEGAEVTTIEGMDHPVQSALEETHAVQCGYCFPGMVISAADLIDSSRAESRDAIRHGLSGNLCRCTGYAKILDAVEKESGK; this is translated from the coding sequence TTGAAGTCGCAACTCAGGATCCGCGTAAACGGACAGGAGCATGAACTCCTTGTTCCCGCGACCCTTCGTCTTCTGGATCTTCTGCGAGAGAAGCTGTCGCTCACCGGTACCAAGGAAGTCTGTGCGGAAGGAGAGTGCGGTGCCTGCACCGTGCTTCTGAGTGGCAAGCCGGTCAACAGTTGCCTGGTTCTCGCACTGGAGTGTGAAGGAGCAGAGGTGACCACGATCGAGGGAATGGATCACCCCGTTCAGTCCGCACTGGAGGAAACCCATGCCGTACAGTGTGGCTACTGTTTTCCGGGCATGGTCATTAGCGCCGCAGACCTGATCGACAGTTCCCGCGCCGAAAGCCGTGATGCCATTCGTCATGGATTGTCCGGCAATCTCTGTCGGTGTACGGGGTACGCAAAAATCCTGGACGCGGTGGAAAAGGAGTCTGGTAAATGA
- the thrC gene encoding threonine synthase, with the protein MSEVHYHSARCVSCGKTLPMENLLPVCPDCGEKLDLLLDFEALGKAREQIESFPDFHMGRYAPLLPLPGLGAMAYGIGGTPLLFAGRLGEAIGAPGLFLKDDTRNPSASLKDRATLAVLLAAREQGAETVATASTGNAGASLSALAARLGMKAVVYTPASAPPAKLEQIRAHGAKLVRVDGNYDRAYELCAEDCLKNNWISRSTGFNPWCTEGKKTVALEIAEQLGWTAPDLVYVPTGDGSILGAVHKGFSDLLQLGILTSMPRLVAVQAEGSAAIHDAWKEERDIQPVSSDTLADSISVDMPADGTKALRALRKSKGFAITVSDPEILGAMSRLARLEGVLAEPAAAASLAGLSRAVKDGLQDSTQKAVCLVTGHGLKDREALERLP; encoded by the coding sequence ATGTCAGAAGTTCACTATCATTCTGCCCGATGCGTCTCCTGCGGGAAGACCCTCCCCATGGAGAACCTGCTCCCGGTCTGCCCGGACTGTGGGGAAAAACTGGATCTCCTTCTGGACTTCGAAGCACTGGGAAAGGCAAGGGAGCAGATCGAGTCCTTCCCGGACTTTCATATGGGCCGCTACGCTCCGCTCCTCCCCCTGCCGGGACTCGGGGCCATGGCTTACGGCATCGGCGGCACTCCCCTTCTCTTTGCCGGAAGGCTGGGAGAGGCAATCGGTGCGCCGGGACTCTTTCTGAAAGACGATACCCGCAATCCCTCCGCCAGCCTGAAAGACCGTGCGACGCTGGCCGTTCTTCTGGCAGCCCGCGAGCAGGGAGCGGAAACCGTGGCCACGGCCTCTACCGGAAACGCGGGAGCCAGCCTGTCCGCTCTGGCTGCCCGGCTCGGCATGAAGGCGGTCGTCTATACGCCGGCCTCTGCGCCGCCGGCCAAACTGGAACAGATTCGGGCTCACGGTGCGAAGCTTGTCAGGGTAGATGGCAACTACGATCGCGCCTATGAGCTTTGCGCCGAGGACTGCCTCAAGAACAACTGGATCTCTCGCAGCACCGGCTTCAACCCCTGGTGTACGGAGGGAAAGAAAACCGTCGCCCTTGAAATCGCCGAGCAGTTGGGCTGGACTGCGCCCGACCTGGTCTATGTCCCCACCGGCGATGGCTCCATTCTGGGGGCCGTGCACAAGGGATTCTCGGATCTGCTTCAACTCGGCATCCTGACTTCCATGCCCCGGCTGGTCGCCGTACAAGCCGAAGGCTCTGCGGCGATTCACGATGCCTGGAAAGAAGAGCGGGACATTCAGCCGGTGAGTTCCGACACTCTTGCCGACTCGATTTCCGTGGACATGCCTGCCGACGGCACAAAGGCCCTGCGAGCACTGCGCAAGTCAAAGGGCTTTGCGATTACCGTAAGCGACCCCGAGATTCTGGGAGCCATGAGCCGCCTTGCGCGACTGGAGGGCGTGCTTGCAGAACCTGCCGCGGCCGCCTCGCTGGCCGGACTGTCCCGAGCGGTCAAGGACGGGCTACAGGATTCGACGCAAAAAGCGGTTTGCCTGGTCACGGGCCACGGACTCAAGGACCGCGAAGCCCTGGAGAGGCTGCCTTGA